From a single Papilio machaon chromosome 19, ilPapMach1.1, whole genome shotgun sequence genomic region:
- the LOC106721304 gene encoding anoctamin-4 isoform X1, producing the protein MENGHDHESFEVEETNVRKVITKLNQRAPRRALEQLDKLGRGLGKVNQIPGKRLDDQAILDRITFESEIITGSHSEASSRRNSDDGGRAKREVIRDDGTCSEPPTANTRNYNAWDNLNSSTSTTRTELSVSENGNDDQHHNRVHRRSHETSLPGTPLHIQPPWRSSDNLAPESAFGTSLADIMESPGNKSIPFVEPSDKKIFLREDPKTNSRDSSEERRYRGWRLVKNVTSAAGAFSPKIKEDKSTQPTTPMPSFQSKSDSKSSDYASTDDRKDSVPKYSNEKEENVGETNPDGLDPDSLMFRDGRRRIDMVLAYEEEDYGVMTEAEAKKRDHRRIFQQNLIKEGLELELENKCLSFDEKTWFLKIHIPWKTEMRLAEVMGMKLPTKRFITISVRAWSEEKITEKERKWYSKWRRKWKQLYEYEHSRIEPEPSFYTATEQKGVRREEQFLVKDRHTQFSPAQRSMLVMQILLRARYDSIETKMGIRRLLNDGTYLACFPLHEGRYDLNSPDGSTTDRRLLYLEWARPCKWYKKQPLWLVRRYFGDKIGLYFCWLGFYTKMLYAPAIVGTLCFLYGLASMESDDNIPSKEICDAKGPGNITLCPLCDKACQYQRLSDSCLFAKLSYLFDNPATVFFAIFMSFWATTFLELWKRKQSVLRWEWDLGGVDHDEEPRPEFETSVKTFRTNPVTREKEPYLPGWQKTMRYVATSSAVLFMITIVMGAVLGTIIYRISMVSVIYGGSGFFIKKHAKIFTTMTAAVINLIIIMILTRLYSRVAVYLTNMENPRTQTEYEDSYTFKIFFIEFMNYYSSLIYIAFFKGRFYDYPGDDQARKSEFLKLKGDICDPAGCLSELCIQLAIIMVGKQCFNNFLELGFPKLHNWWRQRSHRAVTRDPSKPHMAWEQDYHLQDPGRLALFDEYLEMILQYGFVTLFVAAFPLAPLFALLNNIAEIRLDAYKMVTQARRPLAERVEDIGAWYGILRGITYAAVVSNAFVIAYTSDFIPRMVYKYVYSPDYTLAGYIDHSLSLFNTSDYREDWGADENEVDPATCAYRGYRNPPQHAEPYGLSPHYWHVFAARLAFVVVFEHVVFGLTGLMQLFIPDVPTELRTQMQREALLAKEVKYEHGRRRLSTEYRQLITQKSDNGERPSGTWRRRASRASEGLDAHVAVAQRPSSPRITH; encoded by the exons ATGGAAAATGGTCACGATCACGAATCGTTCGAAGTCGAAGAGACCAACGTAAGAAAAGTAATAACGAAACTAAACCAACGAGCACCGCGAAGAGCGTTGGAACAATTGGATAAACTTGGTAGAGGATTAGGAAAAGTTAATCAAATCCCAGGAAAAAGACTAGATGATCAAGCTATACTTGATAGAATAACATTTGAAAGTGAAATAATTACGGGAAGCCACAGCGAAGCGTCCTCTAGAAGGAACAGCGACGATGGAGGTAGAGCCAAAAGAGAAGTTATACGAGATG ATGGGACTTGTTCCGAGCCACCAACAGCTAATACAAGGAATTATAACGCTTGGGACAATCTGAACAGTTCAACATCAACAACGAGAACGGAGCTCAGTGTGTCCGAAAATGGTAACGATGATCAG CACCACAATAGAGTTCATCGTCGAAGCCATGAGACATCACTGCCAGGCACTCCGCTCCATATCCAACCTCCTTGGCGATCCTCTGACAACCTGGCCCCTGAATCAGCATTCGGAACATCACTAGCTGACATCATGGAGAGTCCTGGAAacaag AGTATACCCTTTGTGGAGCCAAGTGATAAAAAg ATATTCCTTCGAGAAGACCCGAAGACAAATTCGCGGGACAGTTCAGAGGAGCGTCGCTACCGGGGCTGGAGGCTCGTGAAAAACGTGACTTCAGCTGCTGGAGCTTTCTCGCCCAAAATCAAGGAAGATAAATCCACACAACCTACCACTCCAATGCCTAGTTTTCAG TCCAAGTCAGATAGCAAGAGTTCGGATTATGCAAGTACAGACGACAGAAAGGACTCAGTGCCAAAATATTCCAACGAAAAAGAAGAAAACGTAGGAGAGACAAATCCAGAC GGACTTGACCCTGATTCCTTGATGTTTAGAGACGGCAGACGTAGGATAGACATGGTTCTAGCATACGAGGAAGAAGATTACGGGGTTATGACAGAAGCAGAAGCTAAAAAGAGAGATCATAGGAGAATATTTCAA caaaatttaataaaggaaGGTCTGGAATtagaattagaaaataaatgtctaTCCTTTGATGAGAAAACGTGGTTCTTAAAGATACACATACCCTGGAAGACTGAAATGAGACTAGCAGAAGTTATGGGAATGAAATTACCAACtaaaagatttataacaatttccGTAAGAGCTTgg TCAGAAGAGAAAATAACGGAAAAGGAACGAAAATGGTACTCAAAATGGCGAAGAAAATGGAAGCAACTGTACGAATATGAACATAGTCGAATAGAACCGGAACCCTCTTTTTATACAGCAACCGAACAAAAAGGGGTCCGAAGAGAAGAACA GTTTCTAGTCAAAGATCGTCACACGCAATTCTCTCCGGCGCAAAGAAGTATGTTGGTTATGCAGATATTGCTTAGAGCAAGATATGACAGTATTGAAACTaag ATGGGTATTCGCAGGTTACTTAACGATGGGACTTACCTCGCTTGCTTTCCTCTCCACGAGGGTCGCTATGACCTCAACAGTCCAGATGGAAGTACTACAGATAGACGG TTACTTTATCTGGAATGGGCTCGCCCTTGCAAGTGGTATAAGAAGCAGCCGCTGTGGCTCGTTCGCCGGTACTTCGGCGATAAGATCGGCCTCTACTTCTGCTGGCTCGGCTTCTACACCAAGATGTTGTACGCACCCGCCATAGTTGGTACTTTGTGCTTCTTGTACGGTTTAGCCAGCATGGAATCGGATGATAACATTCCTag TAAGGAGATCTGCGATGCGAAAGGGCCGGGCAACATAACGCTGTGTCCGCTCTGCGACAAAGCATGCCAGTATCAAAGACTGTCGGATTCCTGCCTCTTTGCcaaattatcatatttatttgacaaCCCCGCTACGGTTTTCTTCGCTATATTTATGTCTTTTTGGG CAACAACATTCCTAGAGCTTTGGAAGCGAAAACAATCAGTATTACGTTGGGAATGGGACTTAGGCGGCGTCGATcat GATGAAGAGCCACGTCCCGAATTCGAGACATCAGTAAAGACGTTCCGGACTAACCCAGTGACACGTGAGAAGGAGCCTTATTTACCAGGATGGCAGAAAACCATGCGATACGTTGCTACAAGTTCCGCTGTTTTGTTCATG ATCACAATAGTAATGGGAGCGGTTTTGGGCACAATTATATACCGAATCTCAATGGTATCGGTCATATATGGAGGAAGTggatttttcattaaaaagcaCGCGAAAATATTCACCACCATGACGGCTGCtgttatcaatttaattattataatgattCTTACAAGG CTATATTCGAGGGTTgctgtttatttaacaaatatggAGAATCCTCGAACGCAGACTGAATATGAAGACtcttatacttttaaaatattctttatcgaatttatgaattattattcatCACTCATCTACATAGCATTCTTCAAG ggTCGCTTTTACGACTACCCTGGTGACGATCAGGCTCGCAAGTCAGAgtttttgaagttaaaaggCGACATTTGCGACCCCGCGGGCTGCTTGTCGGAGTTGTGCATACAACTGGCCATCATTATGGTTGGGAAAcagtgttttaataatttcttagaaCTTGGGTTTCC CAAGCTGCACAACTGGTGGCGTCAGAGGTCCCACCGCGCGGTGACCCGCGATCCCAGCAAACCGCACATGGCGTGGGAGCAAGACTACCACTTGCAAGACCCAGGACGTCTCGCACTCTTCGACGAGTACCTTGAAATGA ttCTCCAATACGGCTTCGTAACATTATTCGTGGCGGCATTTCCTTTGGCGCCGCTGTTCGCATTGCTCAACAACATAGCAGAGATCCGTCTGGATGCGTATAAAATGGTTACACAAGCAAGAAGACCGCTTGCTGAAAGGGTAGAGGATATAGGAGCTTG GTATGGAATCCTCAGGGGTATTACGTATGCAGCAGTTGTTTCTAAT GCATTCGTCATAGCATATACAAGTGACTTCATTCCTCGTATGGTCTACAAGTACGTCTACTCGCCGGACTACACATTGGCTGGTTACATCGATCATTCATTATCAT TATTCAACACATCGGACTACCGTGAGGACTGGGGCGCGGATGAAAACGAAGTGGACCCTGCGACGTGCGCCTACCGCGGCTATCGCAATCCGCCGCAGCACGCCGAACCCTACGGCCTCTCGCCACACTATTGGCACGTGTTTGCAGCCAGGCTCGCTTTCGTCGTCGTCTTCGAG CATGTGGTGTTCGGTTTGACTGGTCTGATGCAACTTTTCATCCCTGACGTGCCAACGGAGCTGCGCACGCAGATGCAACGCGAGGCATTGCTCGCTAAAGAAGTTAAATATGAACACGGTAGACGACGCCTCTCCACAGAATACAGGCAACTGATCACACAGAAAAGTGACAATGGAG aaaGGCCTAGTGGAACTTGGAGGCGTCGAGCTTCGAGAGCATCGGAAGGCCTAGACGCTCATGTAGCAGTTGCTCAAAGACCCTCATCGCCAAGGATAACGCACTGA
- the LOC106721304 gene encoding anoctamin-4 isoform X3 has product MENGHDHESFEVEETNVRKVITKLNQRAPRRALEQLDKLGRGLGKVNQIPGKRLDDQAILDRITFESEIITGSHSEASSRRNSDDGGRAKREVIRDDGTCSEPPTANTRNYNAWDNLNSSTSTTRTELSVSENGNDDQHHNRVHRRSHETSLPGTPLHIQPPWRSSDNLAPESAFGTSLADIMESPGNKIFLREDPKTNSRDSSEERRYRGWRLVKNVTSAAGAFSPKIKEDKSTQPTTPMPSFQSKSDSKSSDYASTDDRKDSVPKYSNEKEENVGETNPDGLDPDSLMFRDGRRRIDMVLAYEEEDYGVMTEAEAKKRDHRRIFQQNLIKEGLELELENKCLSFDEKTWFLKIHIPWKTEMRLAEVMGMKLPTKRFITISVRAWSEEKITEKERKWYSKWRRKWKQLYEYEHSRIEPEPSFYTATEQKGVRREEQFLVKDRHTQFSPAQRSMLVMQILLRARYDSIETKMGIRRLLNDGTYLACFPLHEGRYDLNSPDGSTTDRRLLYLEWARPCKWYKKQPLWLVRRYFGDKIGLYFCWLGFYTKMLYAPAIVGTLCFLYGLASMESDDNIPSKEICDAKGPGNITLCPLCDKACQYQRLSDSCLFAKLSYLFDNPATVFFAIFMSFWATTFLELWKRKQSVLRWEWDLGGVDHDEEPRPEFETSVKTFRTNPVTREKEPYLPGWQKTMRYVATSSAVLFMITIVMGAVLGTIIYRISMVSVIYGGSGFFIKKHAKIFTTMTAAVINLIIIMILTRLYSRVAVYLTNMENPRTQTEYEDSYTFKIFFIEFMNYYSSLIYIAFFKGRFYDYPGDDQARKSEFLKLKGDICDPAGCLSELCIQLAIIMVGKQCFNNFLELGFPKLHNWWRQRSHRAVTRDPSKPHMAWEQDYHLQDPGRLALFDEYLEMILQYGFVTLFVAAFPLAPLFALLNNIAEIRLDAYKMVTQARRPLAERVEDIGAWYGILRGITYAAVVSNAFVIAYTSDFIPRMVYKYVYSPDYTLAGYIDHSLSLFNTSDYREDWGADENEVDPATCAYRGYRNPPQHAEPYGLSPHYWHVFAARLAFVVVFEHVVFGLTGLMQLFIPDVPTELRTQMQREALLAKEVKYEHGRRRLSTEYRQLITQKSDNGERPSGTWRRRASRASEGLDAHVAVAQRPSSPRITH; this is encoded by the exons ATGGAAAATGGTCACGATCACGAATCGTTCGAAGTCGAAGAGACCAACGTAAGAAAAGTAATAACGAAACTAAACCAACGAGCACCGCGAAGAGCGTTGGAACAATTGGATAAACTTGGTAGAGGATTAGGAAAAGTTAATCAAATCCCAGGAAAAAGACTAGATGATCAAGCTATACTTGATAGAATAACATTTGAAAGTGAAATAATTACGGGAAGCCACAGCGAAGCGTCCTCTAGAAGGAACAGCGACGATGGAGGTAGAGCCAAAAGAGAAGTTATACGAGATG ATGGGACTTGTTCCGAGCCACCAACAGCTAATACAAGGAATTATAACGCTTGGGACAATCTGAACAGTTCAACATCAACAACGAGAACGGAGCTCAGTGTGTCCGAAAATGGTAACGATGATCAG CACCACAATAGAGTTCATCGTCGAAGCCATGAGACATCACTGCCAGGCACTCCGCTCCATATCCAACCTCCTTGGCGATCCTCTGACAACCTGGCCCCTGAATCAGCATTCGGAACATCACTAGCTGACATCATGGAGAGTCCTGGAAacaag ATATTCCTTCGAGAAGACCCGAAGACAAATTCGCGGGACAGTTCAGAGGAGCGTCGCTACCGGGGCTGGAGGCTCGTGAAAAACGTGACTTCAGCTGCTGGAGCTTTCTCGCCCAAAATCAAGGAAGATAAATCCACACAACCTACCACTCCAATGCCTAGTTTTCAG TCCAAGTCAGATAGCAAGAGTTCGGATTATGCAAGTACAGACGACAGAAAGGACTCAGTGCCAAAATATTCCAACGAAAAAGAAGAAAACGTAGGAGAGACAAATCCAGAC GGACTTGACCCTGATTCCTTGATGTTTAGAGACGGCAGACGTAGGATAGACATGGTTCTAGCATACGAGGAAGAAGATTACGGGGTTATGACAGAAGCAGAAGCTAAAAAGAGAGATCATAGGAGAATATTTCAA caaaatttaataaaggaaGGTCTGGAATtagaattagaaaataaatgtctaTCCTTTGATGAGAAAACGTGGTTCTTAAAGATACACATACCCTGGAAGACTGAAATGAGACTAGCAGAAGTTATGGGAATGAAATTACCAACtaaaagatttataacaatttccGTAAGAGCTTgg TCAGAAGAGAAAATAACGGAAAAGGAACGAAAATGGTACTCAAAATGGCGAAGAAAATGGAAGCAACTGTACGAATATGAACATAGTCGAATAGAACCGGAACCCTCTTTTTATACAGCAACCGAACAAAAAGGGGTCCGAAGAGAAGAACA GTTTCTAGTCAAAGATCGTCACACGCAATTCTCTCCGGCGCAAAGAAGTATGTTGGTTATGCAGATATTGCTTAGAGCAAGATATGACAGTATTGAAACTaag ATGGGTATTCGCAGGTTACTTAACGATGGGACTTACCTCGCTTGCTTTCCTCTCCACGAGGGTCGCTATGACCTCAACAGTCCAGATGGAAGTACTACAGATAGACGG TTACTTTATCTGGAATGGGCTCGCCCTTGCAAGTGGTATAAGAAGCAGCCGCTGTGGCTCGTTCGCCGGTACTTCGGCGATAAGATCGGCCTCTACTTCTGCTGGCTCGGCTTCTACACCAAGATGTTGTACGCACCCGCCATAGTTGGTACTTTGTGCTTCTTGTACGGTTTAGCCAGCATGGAATCGGATGATAACATTCCTag TAAGGAGATCTGCGATGCGAAAGGGCCGGGCAACATAACGCTGTGTCCGCTCTGCGACAAAGCATGCCAGTATCAAAGACTGTCGGATTCCTGCCTCTTTGCcaaattatcatatttatttgacaaCCCCGCTACGGTTTTCTTCGCTATATTTATGTCTTTTTGGG CAACAACATTCCTAGAGCTTTGGAAGCGAAAACAATCAGTATTACGTTGGGAATGGGACTTAGGCGGCGTCGATcat GATGAAGAGCCACGTCCCGAATTCGAGACATCAGTAAAGACGTTCCGGACTAACCCAGTGACACGTGAGAAGGAGCCTTATTTACCAGGATGGCAGAAAACCATGCGATACGTTGCTACAAGTTCCGCTGTTTTGTTCATG ATCACAATAGTAATGGGAGCGGTTTTGGGCACAATTATATACCGAATCTCAATGGTATCGGTCATATATGGAGGAAGTggatttttcattaaaaagcaCGCGAAAATATTCACCACCATGACGGCTGCtgttatcaatttaattattataatgattCTTACAAGG CTATATTCGAGGGTTgctgtttatttaacaaatatggAGAATCCTCGAACGCAGACTGAATATGAAGACtcttatacttttaaaatattctttatcgaatttatgaattattattcatCACTCATCTACATAGCATTCTTCAAG ggTCGCTTTTACGACTACCCTGGTGACGATCAGGCTCGCAAGTCAGAgtttttgaagttaaaaggCGACATTTGCGACCCCGCGGGCTGCTTGTCGGAGTTGTGCATACAACTGGCCATCATTATGGTTGGGAAAcagtgttttaataatttcttagaaCTTGGGTTTCC CAAGCTGCACAACTGGTGGCGTCAGAGGTCCCACCGCGCGGTGACCCGCGATCCCAGCAAACCGCACATGGCGTGGGAGCAAGACTACCACTTGCAAGACCCAGGACGTCTCGCACTCTTCGACGAGTACCTTGAAATGA ttCTCCAATACGGCTTCGTAACATTATTCGTGGCGGCATTTCCTTTGGCGCCGCTGTTCGCATTGCTCAACAACATAGCAGAGATCCGTCTGGATGCGTATAAAATGGTTACACAAGCAAGAAGACCGCTTGCTGAAAGGGTAGAGGATATAGGAGCTTG GTATGGAATCCTCAGGGGTATTACGTATGCAGCAGTTGTTTCTAAT GCATTCGTCATAGCATATACAAGTGACTTCATTCCTCGTATGGTCTACAAGTACGTCTACTCGCCGGACTACACATTGGCTGGTTACATCGATCATTCATTATCAT TATTCAACACATCGGACTACCGTGAGGACTGGGGCGCGGATGAAAACGAAGTGGACCCTGCGACGTGCGCCTACCGCGGCTATCGCAATCCGCCGCAGCACGCCGAACCCTACGGCCTCTCGCCACACTATTGGCACGTGTTTGCAGCCAGGCTCGCTTTCGTCGTCGTCTTCGAG CATGTGGTGTTCGGTTTGACTGGTCTGATGCAACTTTTCATCCCTGACGTGCCAACGGAGCTGCGCACGCAGATGCAACGCGAGGCATTGCTCGCTAAAGAAGTTAAATATGAACACGGTAGACGACGCCTCTCCACAGAATACAGGCAACTGATCACACAGAAAAGTGACAATGGAG aaaGGCCTAGTGGAACTTGGAGGCGTCGAGCTTCGAGAGCATCGGAAGGCCTAGACGCTCATGTAGCAGTTGCTCAAAGACCCTCATCGCCAAGGATAACGCACTGA
- the LOC106721304 gene encoding anoctamin-4 isoform X2, whose translation MENGHDHESFEVEETNVRKVITKLNQRAPRRALEQLDKLGRGLGKVNQIPGKRLDDQAILDRITFESEIITGSHSEASSRRNSDDGGRAKREVIRDDGTCSEPPTANTRNYNAWDNLNSSTSTTRTELSVSENGNDDQHHNRVHRRSHETSLPGTPLHIQPPWRSSDNLAPESAFGTSLADIMESPGNKSIPFVEPSDKKIFLREDPKTNSRDSSEERRYRGWRLVKNVTSAAGAFSPKIKEDKSTQPTTPMPSFQSKSDSKSSDYASTDDRKDSVPKYSNEKEENVGETNPDGLDPDSLMFRDGRRRIDMVLAYEEEDYGVMTEAEAKKRDHRRIFQQNLIKEGLELELENKCLSFDEKTWFLKIHIPWKTEMRLAEVMGMKLPTKRFITISSEEKITEKERKWYSKWRRKWKQLYEYEHSRIEPEPSFYTATEQKGVRREEQFLVKDRHTQFSPAQRSMLVMQILLRARYDSIETKMGIRRLLNDGTYLACFPLHEGRYDLNSPDGSTTDRRLLYLEWARPCKWYKKQPLWLVRRYFGDKIGLYFCWLGFYTKMLYAPAIVGTLCFLYGLASMESDDNIPSKEICDAKGPGNITLCPLCDKACQYQRLSDSCLFAKLSYLFDNPATVFFAIFMSFWATTFLELWKRKQSVLRWEWDLGGVDHDEEPRPEFETSVKTFRTNPVTREKEPYLPGWQKTMRYVATSSAVLFMITIVMGAVLGTIIYRISMVSVIYGGSGFFIKKHAKIFTTMTAAVINLIIIMILTRLYSRVAVYLTNMENPRTQTEYEDSYTFKIFFIEFMNYYSSLIYIAFFKGRFYDYPGDDQARKSEFLKLKGDICDPAGCLSELCIQLAIIMVGKQCFNNFLELGFPKLHNWWRQRSHRAVTRDPSKPHMAWEQDYHLQDPGRLALFDEYLEMILQYGFVTLFVAAFPLAPLFALLNNIAEIRLDAYKMVTQARRPLAERVEDIGAWYGILRGITYAAVVSNAFVIAYTSDFIPRMVYKYVYSPDYTLAGYIDHSLSLFNTSDYREDWGADENEVDPATCAYRGYRNPPQHAEPYGLSPHYWHVFAARLAFVVVFEHVVFGLTGLMQLFIPDVPTELRTQMQREALLAKEVKYEHGRRRLSTEYRQLITQKSDNGERPSGTWRRRASRASEGLDAHVAVAQRPSSPRITH comes from the exons ATGGAAAATGGTCACGATCACGAATCGTTCGAAGTCGAAGAGACCAACGTAAGAAAAGTAATAACGAAACTAAACCAACGAGCACCGCGAAGAGCGTTGGAACAATTGGATAAACTTGGTAGAGGATTAGGAAAAGTTAATCAAATCCCAGGAAAAAGACTAGATGATCAAGCTATACTTGATAGAATAACATTTGAAAGTGAAATAATTACGGGAAGCCACAGCGAAGCGTCCTCTAGAAGGAACAGCGACGATGGAGGTAGAGCCAAAAGAGAAGTTATACGAGATG ATGGGACTTGTTCCGAGCCACCAACAGCTAATACAAGGAATTATAACGCTTGGGACAATCTGAACAGTTCAACATCAACAACGAGAACGGAGCTCAGTGTGTCCGAAAATGGTAACGATGATCAG CACCACAATAGAGTTCATCGTCGAAGCCATGAGACATCACTGCCAGGCACTCCGCTCCATATCCAACCTCCTTGGCGATCCTCTGACAACCTGGCCCCTGAATCAGCATTCGGAACATCACTAGCTGACATCATGGAGAGTCCTGGAAacaag AGTATACCCTTTGTGGAGCCAAGTGATAAAAAg ATATTCCTTCGAGAAGACCCGAAGACAAATTCGCGGGACAGTTCAGAGGAGCGTCGCTACCGGGGCTGGAGGCTCGTGAAAAACGTGACTTCAGCTGCTGGAGCTTTCTCGCCCAAAATCAAGGAAGATAAATCCACACAACCTACCACTCCAATGCCTAGTTTTCAG TCCAAGTCAGATAGCAAGAGTTCGGATTATGCAAGTACAGACGACAGAAAGGACTCAGTGCCAAAATATTCCAACGAAAAAGAAGAAAACGTAGGAGAGACAAATCCAGAC GGACTTGACCCTGATTCCTTGATGTTTAGAGACGGCAGACGTAGGATAGACATGGTTCTAGCATACGAGGAAGAAGATTACGGGGTTATGACAGAAGCAGAAGCTAAAAAGAGAGATCATAGGAGAATATTTCAA caaaatttaataaaggaaGGTCTGGAATtagaattagaaaataaatgtctaTCCTTTGATGAGAAAACGTGGTTCTTAAAGATACACATACCCTGGAAGACTGAAATGAGACTAGCAGAAGTTATGGGAATGAAATTACCAACtaaaagatttataacaatttcc TCAGAAGAGAAAATAACGGAAAAGGAACGAAAATGGTACTCAAAATGGCGAAGAAAATGGAAGCAACTGTACGAATATGAACATAGTCGAATAGAACCGGAACCCTCTTTTTATACAGCAACCGAACAAAAAGGGGTCCGAAGAGAAGAACA GTTTCTAGTCAAAGATCGTCACACGCAATTCTCTCCGGCGCAAAGAAGTATGTTGGTTATGCAGATATTGCTTAGAGCAAGATATGACAGTATTGAAACTaag ATGGGTATTCGCAGGTTACTTAACGATGGGACTTACCTCGCTTGCTTTCCTCTCCACGAGGGTCGCTATGACCTCAACAGTCCAGATGGAAGTACTACAGATAGACGG TTACTTTATCTGGAATGGGCTCGCCCTTGCAAGTGGTATAAGAAGCAGCCGCTGTGGCTCGTTCGCCGGTACTTCGGCGATAAGATCGGCCTCTACTTCTGCTGGCTCGGCTTCTACACCAAGATGTTGTACGCACCCGCCATAGTTGGTACTTTGTGCTTCTTGTACGGTTTAGCCAGCATGGAATCGGATGATAACATTCCTag TAAGGAGATCTGCGATGCGAAAGGGCCGGGCAACATAACGCTGTGTCCGCTCTGCGACAAAGCATGCCAGTATCAAAGACTGTCGGATTCCTGCCTCTTTGCcaaattatcatatttatttgacaaCCCCGCTACGGTTTTCTTCGCTATATTTATGTCTTTTTGGG CAACAACATTCCTAGAGCTTTGGAAGCGAAAACAATCAGTATTACGTTGGGAATGGGACTTAGGCGGCGTCGATcat GATGAAGAGCCACGTCCCGAATTCGAGACATCAGTAAAGACGTTCCGGACTAACCCAGTGACACGTGAGAAGGAGCCTTATTTACCAGGATGGCAGAAAACCATGCGATACGTTGCTACAAGTTCCGCTGTTTTGTTCATG ATCACAATAGTAATGGGAGCGGTTTTGGGCACAATTATATACCGAATCTCAATGGTATCGGTCATATATGGAGGAAGTggatttttcattaaaaagcaCGCGAAAATATTCACCACCATGACGGCTGCtgttatcaatttaattattataatgattCTTACAAGG CTATATTCGAGGGTTgctgtttatttaacaaatatggAGAATCCTCGAACGCAGACTGAATATGAAGACtcttatacttttaaaatattctttatcgaatttatgaattattattcatCACTCATCTACATAGCATTCTTCAAG ggTCGCTTTTACGACTACCCTGGTGACGATCAGGCTCGCAAGTCAGAgtttttgaagttaaaaggCGACATTTGCGACCCCGCGGGCTGCTTGTCGGAGTTGTGCATACAACTGGCCATCATTATGGTTGGGAAAcagtgttttaataatttcttagaaCTTGGGTTTCC CAAGCTGCACAACTGGTGGCGTCAGAGGTCCCACCGCGCGGTGACCCGCGATCCCAGCAAACCGCACATGGCGTGGGAGCAAGACTACCACTTGCAAGACCCAGGACGTCTCGCACTCTTCGACGAGTACCTTGAAATGA ttCTCCAATACGGCTTCGTAACATTATTCGTGGCGGCATTTCCTTTGGCGCCGCTGTTCGCATTGCTCAACAACATAGCAGAGATCCGTCTGGATGCGTATAAAATGGTTACACAAGCAAGAAGACCGCTTGCTGAAAGGGTAGAGGATATAGGAGCTTG GTATGGAATCCTCAGGGGTATTACGTATGCAGCAGTTGTTTCTAAT GCATTCGTCATAGCATATACAAGTGACTTCATTCCTCGTATGGTCTACAAGTACGTCTACTCGCCGGACTACACATTGGCTGGTTACATCGATCATTCATTATCAT TATTCAACACATCGGACTACCGTGAGGACTGGGGCGCGGATGAAAACGAAGTGGACCCTGCGACGTGCGCCTACCGCGGCTATCGCAATCCGCCGCAGCACGCCGAACCCTACGGCCTCTCGCCACACTATTGGCACGTGTTTGCAGCCAGGCTCGCTTTCGTCGTCGTCTTCGAG CATGTGGTGTTCGGTTTGACTGGTCTGATGCAACTTTTCATCCCTGACGTGCCAACGGAGCTGCGCACGCAGATGCAACGCGAGGCATTGCTCGCTAAAGAAGTTAAATATGAACACGGTAGACGACGCCTCTCCACAGAATACAGGCAACTGATCACACAGAAAAGTGACAATGGAG aaaGGCCTAGTGGAACTTGGAGGCGTCGAGCTTCGAGAGCATCGGAAGGCCTAGACGCTCATGTAGCAGTTGCTCAAAGACCCTCATCGCCAAGGATAACGCACTGA